ACTTCAGCTAATCAGAGAGGAGTCCTGCAATGAGAGCCGCCGTTGCGCATAAGTTTAAAGAACCGTTGAAAATTGAAGACGTACCTACACCAGAAGTGGGCCCACACGATGTTTTAGTGAATATCAAAGCCTGTGGCGTGTGCCATACAGACCTGCATGCCTGTCATGGTGACTGGCCGGTTAAACCGACCATGCCGCTGATTCCGGGGCATGAAGGTGTAGGCGTGGTCACCGAGCTTGGCAGCCAGGTGACCCACCTGAAAAAAGGCAGTCGCGTTGGCATTCCATTTCTCTATTCAGCCTGTGGTTACTGTGACTATTGCCTGGAAGGCAATGAAGTACTTTGCCCGGATGTCGTCTATGGCGGGTATATGGTGAATGGTGGTTATGCCGACTACTGCCTTGCTGATGCACGCTATGTCGTTGAAATTCCCGATGGCCTGTCGTTTATTGATGCCGCACCGTTGTTTTGTGCAGGGGTCACCACTTACAAAGCACTAAAAGTCAGCAACACCAAGCCGGGCGACTGGGTGTCCATTGTTGGTGCCGGAGGCCTGGGGCATCTGGCCATTCAATACGCCAGGGCCATGGGCCTGAATGTGATTGCGGTGGATACAGGAGCCGATGTAGAGAAACTTTGTCTGGATCTGGGAGCCGAATACTTCATTGATTTTATGAAAGAAAAGCCGGAAGAAAAGATTAAGAAGTTAATCAGTACCGGCGGTGTTCATGCCGCAATCTGCACAGCGGTTTCTAAAGCGGGTTTTGACAGCGCCTACGCTTCAACCCGTAGGGGAGGAACAATGGTACTGGTTGGCCTGCCACCCGATGAACTCCCCATCCCCATTTTTGATACCGTTCTGAACGGCGTCACTATTGTCGGCTCCATTGTTGGCACCCGAAAAGATCTGGTTGAATGCCTTGAGTTTGGTGCCCAGGGCAAGGTCAAAACCAATATAGAAGTAAGGAGCCTGGAGGAGATTAACCAGATTTTTGATCAGATGGAGAAAAATGAGATTACGGGTCGTATTGTGATGGATATGACTTAGTGAGGTTAAAGAGGGAGAGTTCAGGCTCTCCCTTTTACTGCAACCTGCTTCTTATCGGTTGGACAGCTTCAGGGAATCGTTGCCTGGGCTTCTTGCAAATATTTAAAAGAACCACTCAGTTCTTCCTCATTCTCAGCCAGAATATTCAGATGCCCCAGCTTGCGTCCGGGTCTTGAGGTTTTGTTGTACCAGTGCAAATACGTTCCCTGGGTAATTAACTGATCAGGAGCCTGGCTGTCGTCTGAATGCTTCTGCCCAAGCAGGTTAACCATACCAATCACGCCGCCCTGATGAGCCGTATTCCCCAAAGGTAAACTGGTAATCGCCCGAAGATGATTTTCAAACTGGCTCGTGGCAGCACCGTCTATCGTCCAGTGGCCACTGTTATGCACCCGAGGTGCCAGCTCATTGACCAGCAATTCATTACCTGCCACAAAGCACTCTACCGCCAGCACGCCCACATAGCCGGTTTCCTGCAACAATCGATAGATATAGTCCCGGGCTTTATTGTGTAATGGCCCGGACAAATCCGGAGCCGGAATCACGGAGTGGACAAGAATACCTTGGTTATGACTGTTTTCACCGGGTGTATAGATCAGGATATTGCCGTCAGGTGAACGTGCGCCAATCACTGAAATCTCACGATCAAACGCTATTTTCTGTTCGACAATCCATTCATGAGGGTCTTTTGCCGCTGGCCCCTGAAGCAACTTTTCACGCTCTTTTTCGAACGCTTCCAAGGTTTCACGACTGTCGATAATCCATTGGTTGTGTCCGTCGTAACCCTCTTCTGTTGATTTAATGACCACTGGAAGCCCGCCAATTCTGGTAATGGCTTCCTGGACCGGCTCACGCTCCCGGAACACTTCCCACGGCGATAAAGGAATACCGAGACCAGCCACCAGCGTTTTTTCCCGATGTCGGTTCTGTATTGCCCAGACAATGTCCGGATCGGGGTACACCGGGCAAAATACCTTCAGTTGTCGTAGCAGGGGAACATTGACAGATTCCCGCTCAACCGTGATCACATCAGGATTGCCTAGCCCACCATAAACATCACGGGCTGTCATGGTTGTGTCCAGCCGGACGACAGAGCCGAGCCCTTCTATGCAACGGACTGGCTCGTCCGGATCAGCAAGAAAGCTGAACCGGAAGCCCATCGGCCAGCCCGCCAGCGCCAGCATTCTTGAAAGCTGACCACAGCCTACAATTCCAACTTTCATTACTCGACATCCTCCGGCACCCGCTCGGCCTGCTGCCGACGCCATTCGATAAGGCGCCGGGCAAGATTATCATCCGCTGTGGCAAGAATCTGGGCAGCCATCAGGCCTGCATTGGCCGCACCGGCTTCACCAATGGCCTGAGTCGCTACCGCAACGCCTTTGGGCATCTGAACAATGGAAAGCAGGCTATCAAGGCCATTCAGAGCCTTGCTTTTGACCGGAACACCAATCACTGGCAGGTGCGTCATGGCTGCCACCATACCGGGGAGGTGGGCAGCACCACCCGCTCCGGCAATAATGACTTTGCAGCCGTTATCCGCAGCTTGTCTGGCAAAGCTGAATAGCCGATCCGGCGTACGATGGGCAGACACCACTCTGGCGGTATAGGGCACCTGAAGCTGGTCTAACAGTTCAGCGGCCTTTTGCATTGTGGGCCAGTCTGAACGGGAACCCATGATAATTTGCACAAGGGTCATTGGCAAAGTCCTGGTTTATTAGGTCAATACTGATAGCTGTCTGGAGCAAAGTCCCACCAAAAGGCACGTAATCCAGCCTCTAACCACCGCAACCCAAGAAATATAGCTGCCTGAATGAAAGCTGCCAGTACTGTAAATCAGAGAA
Above is a genomic segment from Endozoicomonas euniceicola containing:
- the adhP gene encoding alcohol dehydrogenase AdhP — protein: MRAAVAHKFKEPLKIEDVPTPEVGPHDVLVNIKACGVCHTDLHACHGDWPVKPTMPLIPGHEGVGVVTELGSQVTHLKKGSRVGIPFLYSACGYCDYCLEGNEVLCPDVVYGGYMVNGGYADYCLADARYVVEIPDGLSFIDAAPLFCAGVTTYKALKVSNTKPGDWVSIVGAGGLGHLAIQYARAMGLNVIAVDTGADVEKLCLDLGAEYFIDFMKEKPEEKIKKLISTGGVHAAICTAVSKAGFDSAYASTRRGGTMVLVGLPPDELPIPIFDTVLNGVTIVGSIVGTRKDLVECLEFGAQGKVKTNIEVRSLEEINQIFDQMEKNEITGRIVMDMT
- a CDS encoding 5-(carboxyamino)imidazole ribonucleotide synthase → MKVGIVGCGQLSRMLALAGWPMGFRFSFLADPDEPVRCIEGLGSVVRLDTTMTARDVYGGLGNPDVITVERESVNVPLLRQLKVFCPVYPDPDIVWAIQNRHREKTLVAGLGIPLSPWEVFREREPVQEAITRIGGLPVVIKSTEEGYDGHNQWIIDSRETLEAFEKEREKLLQGPAAKDPHEWIVEQKIAFDREISVIGARSPDGNILIYTPGENSHNQGILVHSVIPAPDLSGPLHNKARDYIYRLLQETGYVGVLAVECFVAGNELLVNELAPRVHNSGHWTIDGAATSQFENHLRAITSLPLGNTAHQGGVIGMVNLLGQKHSDDSQAPDQLITQGTYLHWYNKTSRPGRKLGHLNILAENEEELSGSFKYLQEAQATIP
- the purE gene encoding 5-(carboxyamino)imidazole ribonucleotide mutase, with protein sequence MTLVQIIMGSRSDWPTMQKAAELLDQLQVPYTARVVSAHRTPDRLFSFARQAADNGCKVIIAGAGGAAHLPGMVAAMTHLPVIGVPVKSKALNGLDSLLSIVQMPKGVAVATQAIGEAGAANAGLMAAQILATADDNLARRLIEWRRQQAERVPEDVE